Proteins encoded in a region of the Phoenix dactylifera cultivar Barhee BC4 chromosome 3, palm_55x_up_171113_PBpolish2nd_filt_p, whole genome shotgun sequence genome:
- the LOC103702166 gene encoding uncharacterized protein LOC103702166 isoform X3 translates to MAYRRKQGVSYQTSSSFEDYRSAATEPPSLAAQAIRASAAHRDSSLFSAYGESSAASSAAHPFANRERSSPSPRDSAAYEYTSMKNLNESKYGFWGVLARKAKAVLEDDNTTKQFETPGRNQPQAANTSAGSQEGRTVVENKTADIIHETRKLHIRRKGSGHNAHSQAAEKLAQHIFPQIQTDYETQLKASRDVANAMAAKAKLLLRELKTVKADLAFAKERCSQLEEENKMLRESHEKGSNPEDDDLIGPWSYHWFSSDAWWSTDIINSWIRLQLETLLAEKARLAHENSTYARENRFLREIVEYHQLNMQDVVYVDEGIEEVTEVYSIQIPPASPAPAVSESSSPLSPTTPTPSRITRSTATTQPPPAASPSILVPESCPIIPTPPTRPSQAVPPNTRASPPPV, encoded by the exons ATGGCGTACCGGCGGAAGCAGGGGGTGTCCTATCAAACTTCTTCCTCCTTCGAGGACTACCGATCCGCTGCCACCGAGCCGCCGTCGCTCGCCGCCCAAGCGATCCGGGCCTCCGCCGCCCACCGCgactcctccctcttctccgccTATGGTGagtcctccgccgcctcctccgccgcccACCCGTTTGCCAATCGCGAGAGGTCTTCCCCCTCGCCGAGG GATTCTGCTGCCTATGAATATACGTCAATGAAAAATTTGAATGAATCCAAATATGGATTCTGGGGGGTTTTAGCCAGAAAAGCTAAAGCAGTTCTTGAGGATGATAATACAACAAAGCAATTTGAAACTCCTGGAAGAAACCAACCCCAAGCAGCCAACACATCAGCCGGCAGTCAG GAGGGTCGGACAGTTGTGGAGAATAAGACTGCTGACATCATCCATGAAACACGAAAGCTGCATATTAGGAGAAAAGGAAGCGGTCACAATGCACACAGTCAGGCTGCAGAGAAATTGGCTCAACACATATTTCCTCAGATACAAACTGATTATGAAACACAACTGAAGGCATCTCGCGAC GTTGCTAATGCAATGGCTGCAAAGGCCAAGCTTCTTCTGCGTGAACTGAAGACCGTCAAAGCTGACCTGGCTTTTGCAAAGGAACGGTGTTCTCAGcttgaagaagaaaacaaaatgctGAGGGAGAGTCATGAGAAGGGATCTAATCCTGAAGATGATGATCTT ATTGGGCCATGGAGCTATCACTGGTTTAGTTCCGATGCTTGGTGGTCAACAGATATAATCAACTCATGG ATACGTCTTCAGCTAGAGACATTGTTAGCTGAGAAGGCAAGGCTGGCACATGAGAACTCCACATATGCAAGGGAGAATAGATTCCtgagggagattgtggagtaccACCAACTCAACATGCAAGATGTTGTTTATGTGGATGAGGGCATTGAAGAGGTCACGGAGGTTTACTCCATCCAAATCCCTCCTGCATCACCAGCTCCTGCAGTATCTGAATcatcttcccctctctccccaACCACCCCGACTCCCAGCCGTATTACCAGAAGTACTGCCACTACTCAGCCACCTCCTGCAGCCTCTCCCTCCATTCTTGTACCAGAATCTTGCCCAATTATCCCTACACCTCCCACACGCCCTTCACAGGCTGTTCCTCCAAACACAAGGGCTAGCCCACCACCCGTATAG
- the LOC103702166 gene encoding uncharacterized protein LOC103702166 isoform X1 — protein sequence MAYRRKQGVSYQTSSSFEDYRSAATEPPSLAAQAIRASAAHRDSSLFSAYGESSAASSAAHPFANRERSSPSPRDSAAYEYTSMKNLNESKYGFWGVLARKAKAVLEDDNTTKQFETPGRNQPQAANTSAGSQFYHSNWSPHGYQKTETPPFQKSSDTIASSLNYIGDTIKNALEEGRTVVENKTADIIHETRKLHIRRKGSGHNAHSQAAEKLAQHIFPQIQTDYETQLKASRDVANAMAAKAKLLLRELKTVKADLAFAKERCSQLEEENKMLRESHEKGSNPEDDDLIGPWSYHWFSSDAWWSTDIINSWIRLQLETLLAEKARLAHENSTYARENRFLREIVEYHQLNMQDVVYVDEGIEEVTEVYSIQIPPASPAPAVSESSSPLSPTTPTPSRITRSTATTQPPPAASPSILVPESCPIIPTPPTRPSQAVPPNTRASPPPV from the exons ATGGCGTACCGGCGGAAGCAGGGGGTGTCCTATCAAACTTCTTCCTCCTTCGAGGACTACCGATCCGCTGCCACCGAGCCGCCGTCGCTCGCCGCCCAAGCGATCCGGGCCTCCGCCGCCCACCGCgactcctccctcttctccgccTATGGTGagtcctccgccgcctcctccgccgcccACCCGTTTGCCAATCGCGAGAGGTCTTCCCCCTCGCCGAGG GATTCTGCTGCCTATGAATATACGTCAATGAAAAATTTGAATGAATCCAAATATGGATTCTGGGGGGTTTTAGCCAGAAAAGCTAAAGCAGTTCTTGAGGATGATAATACAACAAAGCAATTTGAAACTCCTGGAAGAAACCAACCCCAAGCAGCCAACACATCAGCCGGCAGTCAG ttttatcattcaaattGGTCACCTCATGGCTACCAGAAGACGGAAACACCTCCCTTTCAGAAAAGTTCAGATACAATAGCTTCTTCCCTTAACTACATTGGTGACACGATTAAAAATGCTCTCGAA GAGGGTCGGACAGTTGTGGAGAATAAGACTGCTGACATCATCCATGAAACACGAAAGCTGCATATTAGGAGAAAAGGAAGCGGTCACAATGCACACAGTCAGGCTGCAGAGAAATTGGCTCAACACATATTTCCTCAGATACAAACTGATTATGAAACACAACTGAAGGCATCTCGCGAC GTTGCTAATGCAATGGCTGCAAAGGCCAAGCTTCTTCTGCGTGAACTGAAGACCGTCAAAGCTGACCTGGCTTTTGCAAAGGAACGGTGTTCTCAGcttgaagaagaaaacaaaatgctGAGGGAGAGTCATGAGAAGGGATCTAATCCTGAAGATGATGATCTT ATTGGGCCATGGAGCTATCACTGGTTTAGTTCCGATGCTTGGTGGTCAACAGATATAATCAACTCATGG ATACGTCTTCAGCTAGAGACATTGTTAGCTGAGAAGGCAAGGCTGGCACATGAGAACTCCACATATGCAAGGGAGAATAGATTCCtgagggagattgtggagtaccACCAACTCAACATGCAAGATGTTGTTTATGTGGATGAGGGCATTGAAGAGGTCACGGAGGTTTACTCCATCCAAATCCCTCCTGCATCACCAGCTCCTGCAGTATCTGAATcatcttcccctctctccccaACCACCCCGACTCCCAGCCGTATTACCAGAAGTACTGCCACTACTCAGCCACCTCCTGCAGCCTCTCCCTCCATTCTTGTACCAGAATCTTGCCCAATTATCCCTACACCTCCCACACGCCCTTCACAGGCTGTTCCTCCAAACACAAGGGCTAGCCCACCACCCGTATAG
- the LOC103702166 gene encoding uncharacterized protein LOC103702166 isoform X2, whose protein sequence is MAYRRKQGVSYQTSSSFEDYRSAATEPPSLAAQAIRASAAHRDSSLFSAYGESSAASSAAHPFANRERSSPSPRDSAAYEYTSMKNLNESKYGFWGVLARKAKAVLEDDNTTKQFETPGRNQPQAANTSAGSQFYHSNWSPHGYQKTETPPFQKSSDTIASSLNYIGDTIKNALEEGRTVVENKTADIIHETRKLHIRRKGSGHNAHSQAAEKLAQHIFPQIQTDYETQLKASRDVANAMAAKAKLLLRELKTVKADLAFAKERCSQLEEENKMLRESHEKGSNPEDDDLIRLQLETLLAEKARLAHENSTYARENRFLREIVEYHQLNMQDVVYVDEGIEEVTEVYSIQIPPASPAPAVSESSSPLSPTTPTPSRITRSTATTQPPPAASPSILVPESCPIIPTPPTRPSQAVPPNTRASPPPV, encoded by the exons ATGGCGTACCGGCGGAAGCAGGGGGTGTCCTATCAAACTTCTTCCTCCTTCGAGGACTACCGATCCGCTGCCACCGAGCCGCCGTCGCTCGCCGCCCAAGCGATCCGGGCCTCCGCCGCCCACCGCgactcctccctcttctccgccTATGGTGagtcctccgccgcctcctccgccgcccACCCGTTTGCCAATCGCGAGAGGTCTTCCCCCTCGCCGAGG GATTCTGCTGCCTATGAATATACGTCAATGAAAAATTTGAATGAATCCAAATATGGATTCTGGGGGGTTTTAGCCAGAAAAGCTAAAGCAGTTCTTGAGGATGATAATACAACAAAGCAATTTGAAACTCCTGGAAGAAACCAACCCCAAGCAGCCAACACATCAGCCGGCAGTCAG ttttatcattcaaattGGTCACCTCATGGCTACCAGAAGACGGAAACACCTCCCTTTCAGAAAAGTTCAGATACAATAGCTTCTTCCCTTAACTACATTGGTGACACGATTAAAAATGCTCTCGAA GAGGGTCGGACAGTTGTGGAGAATAAGACTGCTGACATCATCCATGAAACACGAAAGCTGCATATTAGGAGAAAAGGAAGCGGTCACAATGCACACAGTCAGGCTGCAGAGAAATTGGCTCAACACATATTTCCTCAGATACAAACTGATTATGAAACACAACTGAAGGCATCTCGCGAC GTTGCTAATGCAATGGCTGCAAAGGCCAAGCTTCTTCTGCGTGAACTGAAGACCGTCAAAGCTGACCTGGCTTTTGCAAAGGAACGGTGTTCTCAGcttgaagaagaaaacaaaatgctGAGGGAGAGTCATGAGAAGGGATCTAATCCTGAAGATGATGATCTT ATACGTCTTCAGCTAGAGACATTGTTAGCTGAGAAGGCAAGGCTGGCACATGAGAACTCCACATATGCAAGGGAGAATAGATTCCtgagggagattgtggagtaccACCAACTCAACATGCAAGATGTTGTTTATGTGGATGAGGGCATTGAAGAGGTCACGGAGGTTTACTCCATCCAAATCCCTCCTGCATCACCAGCTCCTGCAGTATCTGAATcatcttcccctctctccccaACCACCCCGACTCCCAGCCGTATTACCAGAAGTACTGCCACTACTCAGCCACCTCCTGCAGCCTCTCCCTCCATTCTTGTACCAGAATCTTGCCCAATTATCCCTACACCTCCCACACGCCCTTCACAGGCTGTTCCTCCAAACACAAGGGCTAGCCCACCACCCGTATAG
- the LOC103702166 gene encoding uncharacterized protein LOC103702166 isoform X4 gives MKNLNESKYGFWGVLARKAKAVLEDDNTTKQFETPGRNQPQAANTSAGSQFYHSNWSPHGYQKTETPPFQKSSDTIASSLNYIGDTIKNALEEGRTVVENKTADIIHETRKLHIRRKGSGHNAHSQAAEKLAQHIFPQIQTDYETQLKASRDVANAMAAKAKLLLRELKTVKADLAFAKERCSQLEEENKMLRESHEKGSNPEDDDLIGPWSYHWFSSDAWWSTDIINSWIRLQLETLLAEKARLAHENSTYARENRFLREIVEYHQLNMQDVVYVDEGIEEVTEVYSIQIPPASPAPAVSESSSPLSPTTPTPSRITRSTATTQPPPAASPSILVPESCPIIPTPPTRPSQAVPPNTRASPPPV, from the exons ATGAAAAATTTGAATGAATCCAAATATGGATTCTGGGGGGTTTTAGCCAGAAAAGCTAAAGCAGTTCTTGAGGATGATAATACAACAAAGCAATTTGAAACTCCTGGAAGAAACCAACCCCAAGCAGCCAACACATCAGCCGGCAGTCAG ttttatcattcaaattGGTCACCTCATGGCTACCAGAAGACGGAAACACCTCCCTTTCAGAAAAGTTCAGATACAATAGCTTCTTCCCTTAACTACATTGGTGACACGATTAAAAATGCTCTCGAA GAGGGTCGGACAGTTGTGGAGAATAAGACTGCTGACATCATCCATGAAACACGAAAGCTGCATATTAGGAGAAAAGGAAGCGGTCACAATGCACACAGTCAGGCTGCAGAGAAATTGGCTCAACACATATTTCCTCAGATACAAACTGATTATGAAACACAACTGAAGGCATCTCGCGAC GTTGCTAATGCAATGGCTGCAAAGGCCAAGCTTCTTCTGCGTGAACTGAAGACCGTCAAAGCTGACCTGGCTTTTGCAAAGGAACGGTGTTCTCAGcttgaagaagaaaacaaaatgctGAGGGAGAGTCATGAGAAGGGATCTAATCCTGAAGATGATGATCTT ATTGGGCCATGGAGCTATCACTGGTTTAGTTCCGATGCTTGGTGGTCAACAGATATAATCAACTCATGG ATACGTCTTCAGCTAGAGACATTGTTAGCTGAGAAGGCAAGGCTGGCACATGAGAACTCCACATATGCAAGGGAGAATAGATTCCtgagggagattgtggagtaccACCAACTCAACATGCAAGATGTTGTTTATGTGGATGAGGGCATTGAAGAGGTCACGGAGGTTTACTCCATCCAAATCCCTCCTGCATCACCAGCTCCTGCAGTATCTGAATcatcttcccctctctccccaACCACCCCGACTCCCAGCCGTATTACCAGAAGTACTGCCACTACTCAGCCACCTCCTGCAGCCTCTCCCTCCATTCTTGTACCAGAATCTTGCCCAATTATCCCTACACCTCCCACACGCCCTTCACAGGCTGTTCCTCCAAACACAAGGGCTAGCCCACCACCCGTATAG